The following DNA comes from Fusarium fujikuroi IMI 58289 draft genome, chromosome FFUJ_chr03.
GTATCGAGTCGCAGGTCATTGAAGTCGGGCATCGTGCGGAGGAATTGCAAATCGCAGATGTCTCGCAAGTCATCGAAGGCTTCGTTTGGGTCCTCCACAGTGAACTCGTAGGTCTGTGGAATCTTATGGTAGTGCTCGAAGATGGTCTTGTAGAGCCTTGCTCCGTTACCTTTGCCCTGGAAAGGGGGTAAAATAACGAATTGAGATAGTCTTGTTCGGGAGGGTAACTCGGCGAGGTCCACCTCACCCTTTGGCAGCTCCCACTCATCGCTTCGAGGCGATGCTGGGGGGGTTGGCGGCTGGAAATAGTAAAATCGGTAGATGGTCGAGTAGCCTACAAACACATATGAGGTCTTGTCCGCCACCTTTCGCTTCTGGTAAAGGGCAAAGAATGTCCATCGATCGGCATCGGAGAGATCAAGCTCTGTTGAGTCCATCTCGGGATCTTGGCCGATATAAGTGCCACCTTCGATGAAAAAAGGAACAAATATCTGCAAGCGGCTGTTGAGTTGCTGGATAGTTGGGTCGGCGAGGTTTCCACGCCAGATTTCGTACTCGCCATCAGGACTATCGAAGGTCGCATGGAGGGTTCCCGGCGGTACCCAGTTATCGCCAATTAGCTTTGAGCTCTCTTCGAAATCGCTTGCTGTGGCAAAGGCGACTAGGTAGGTGCTGTTAGTATTTCTCGTTGCGCGTTCAAGGAAGAGTCACGTACTTTTAGGCAAATGATTGCCTTCCCTAAGAAGAGCTGCCACATCTGTAGGCTCAGGTCCTCCATCAACGTTGAATTTCTTGCTGTAGGATGTCTTCAAGTGCGGTCGCATATCGTTTGCGCGAAACCGCAGGCTGACCTTGAGATCTCTGTAGCCAAAGATCTGTTCCTCCTCGCCAAAAATCGAGTATGTGTGTCGGGGGTTAAATGTAGCCAGATGTTGAAGGCCAGATTCGGAGGGAGACACCAGGCTGATATGGATCGCCTCGTTGGCGTTGGCAAGCCCTCAATAAATGTCAGTATTTGGGAGATCAAGTTGTGACAGCCGCCAGACTTACACTCTTCGATATTTGCCATTTTGAGTGCTTGCTATTAACGAAAGTGAGAGAAAATGGCCGATCAGAAACACAATGCGACCTGGTCTAACGAAATCCTGAAAAAGATGGAATCCAAGTCGCGATGCGCTCGAGTTGTGAATGGTTGTCGTTGTCTGGGTGAAGGGGTCCACCAAAACGCGACTTTACGCGATTCAATTAAATCCATGCGCCAACACCAGTCAGTCTTCGCGCCCAATTTTCCAGGCCAATCTACCCCAAAACCGTGTGTGTGCCTTATAGGGGAAATGACGTAACCATGAAAAGGTACGTACCCCAAGGCTAAGTCCGAACGGTCCTTGTACCCCTGGCTATCGCATGTCACTCACTCAAGTCTCAGTCAGTCGAACCAAACCATCTTTAGAACTCGGACTTTCGCTTCAACTTTATCCTTACAAATTTGTGCACCATGCGCTTCGACTTTTTAAAATGTTACACATAACGAGCAGTTCTTCGCCGGTTGGCTCTGCCATCTTCTCGTGCATCGCTTTAGTTGTCATATCCCTCGTCGTTCTCCTTATTCTACGATACTATCTCCCGCTACGAACGACACCAGCCTTTTATCTCattcccatcttcttcgccttaTGGCTACCAACCATTGTCGTGATTCTCGTTCCGGTCGATCTTGCCTCGAGCGCAGTTACTGGTGATGAAGACTCAAGGGGGATATGGCTGCCTGAGCGAGTCATACTTGTTTCATGGCGCATTTCATATTGGTTAACATTTGCGTTGACATGGTATGACGGTTTGGTGTACTACATCGCGGTGGAGGCTAACCAGTATATACAGGTTTATTCTTCCAATCCTTGCCGAATACTCCGACTCTGGATACCGAGAACCATACGACAAGTTCATGTACTCGGTTCGTAGCAATGCCCAGTTTCACGCCATCGTCTTAGGTTTTGGTTTCGTAGGGCTCATTTACTATGTCATCTCCTccggcttctccttcaaggtcGACGTTATTAAGGGCACTATTATGGCTCTCGCATACTGTTGGGGATTAATTCTCGCCATCTATCTCATGGGCCACGGCTTGGTGTCGATACCTCGACGACTCATGCGCGGCGCAAGCATCAGCGGACGACTACGACGACTCCAGAGCAAGGCGCCCAAGGTTTATGAAGAGATGGAGGACTCGATTACAAAACTTGAGGATATTGAGGTTCAGGTTGCGGAGCTTGGCCGACGCAAGACAGGAAGCGCAAACACATACCGAGACTGGATCGAAGAACTGCAAGAAATGGCCAATCTTCCCGAGTCGCAACCCCGAGGCACCCGGTTTGGTTCCAGCTCCGATAACAATATTATTCCACATGTCATCACCGAAAAGTATCTCGCCGATCTCACTAGGAAGTATGTGCGCGCCAGACACGCTCGATCTCGATATGTCAATGCTTGGAGTGACCTCgttcaagaagctgctgaagcgCAAGCGATCCTGGACTCGGCAGCATCGAAAAAGCTCGACTTTGGTGAGGTATCACCTCATGCGACTTTTTGGGAAAAGACCGCCATCCTGACACCATATACTCGATACCTCTACTATTATCAAATCTTGCCTTATGCTCAAGTCCTTCTCGGGTTATTCTTGGCAGCAGCGTCGGCTTGTATTGTCTGGTCTGAGGTCGTCAAGTTTGCATTCCCCAAGCTTTCTATCATCAGATTAACTGTGGTTCATCATTGGGTTGGCGATAAGCCTGAAGTCGGCTTCGCTGGACAGGCCATCTCGTCATTCTGGATCTGCTACATGTGTGCAGCGGCACTCATTTCGATGACCGAGGTCAAAGTCTGGCGAGGTCGAGCCCTTGTTCGACGAAACACGGCTCATGAGTCCGCTTTCTGGTATGCGATGCAGGTGGCCAAACTGACTATTCCTATCTCTTACAATTTCATCACCTTCCTTTCGAGCCAGGTCTATAACAAGACTGTATTTTATCACTTTCTCGGACAGCTCATCGACTTTACACCACTGGGTCGTTATTTTGACGACCTATTTCCTGTGGTCGTACTATTTCCTGTCTTTGCTACCCTTTTTGGCATTTACGGTCGGGTCAAACGAATCTTTGTTGGTATGGATGTAatggacgacgaagaggagaatgGCACCACTTATGGTACTGGCTCCTGGCGTGAAGGCCGAGATCTCATCTCTCGTGAACTTGGTGGAAACACCCTCTTTCATCGCAGAGAAGATGCACTTGCTAGAATAGGGGCTGCTGGAACAGTCGGTGGTAGATCTGCTCCAATATTGTCTATACCATCTGCCCATGGCGCCGCTTCTTCACCTGCACGGTCTCCAGCTCGAGCTCCAGCTGCGAATGCCCGCCGTGGTCCAGAACATCGCTATGGTGCGAACTGGAACGACGAGCCGCCCGAAGACGATAACCTCTTTACCATCATCGGCCACCGTATGAAAAACACCATGGATGGTATCGAAGCCCCTAAATGGTTTAGCgatatcaagaagccaaagtgGATgggtggcgatgatgatacGGCAGGGGCTGGATCATCAAGCTCGGGACCTGATTTCCGTAGGTGGTTTGGTGGTTCCAGCGAAGGCCAGATCCGTATCTAGCCACATCATTTCTATGCATGGGCGGCGCAAGGTCTTTCAGGGAAAAGCAAGAACTCTTTTATTTTGTATTGTGTTTTTGTACTGTCCCATCTTCCTTACTAGAGTCGGTATGGATGAGCCGTCGTGGAGTTGAAGGATTAATTGGGGTTTGATTGACATGTTCATGCGTGAGTCGTCTCTTATCATAATTCGGACGGACATGAGGAAACGGACTAGGTGCTACTTGGACATCATGGGGGCAGCTACTGATACCGTCATAAGACGCTCACATTTTAACGGATCATATTTTTATACgcaaatatatatctaatgCATCGTATTCGTTCAAATTTGGTTTTTTCCTTAAAGTGAAGTCGTCCATATCGTCACAAATGGCGTTAAAGTGTTCATGAGTCGTGAATCGCCTGTAAGCCCAGAATTTCCACAGCACCATCAAAATTTCGAGCAATATAttcccttcctcttcctcatggcTTCGGGGGTGGGCTGACAGTGTTCCAGGTATTGGCTTTGCTCATTGTCCGCTTCCTAAGGGCAAACATGATCTCCTTTTCCATCTTATCGATATTCTTCTCCAGGTCTGCGTCGTCCTTTTTGTGCTGCTCTTGGCGACGTTTGTCAATGAACGTCCACGCCCCGACTATCAGCGCCGTTACGGGAACCGTTATGGCAAAGTATACCCAAAGCTCAACAGAAATGACAGGGTCGGCATCTACGTCAGCAGATTAGCAAGGCCAATAGATAATGGAGAACCATAGCAAACCTTTTCCAAAGTCGAAGAATGTCATGCTGAATACGGATGCCAGATATGTTCCAGGTAAAAATAGGGCACCCATTAGCGACAATGTCTTCATAGCCGTGCTGTCTCGCTTGCTAGCATGGGCTATTCGCCTCTGCTCTCCTGCAATTTCAAGATTCAATCTTGCTTCACGCTGTGACATGATATTATAGAGCTATCCAGAAATCAGTAACATCACGCGACAAGTTTGAAGGTGACTGACTGCTTCCCGCTGAACCTTGAGTCTCTCGAGAGTTGTATGAATGTAGTTCTCCAAGCCTTTGAGCTTGACTTTGTAAAAGTCCAAACGAGATGCCATACTTCGATGCAACTTTTGGATTTCCTTGCGGTGCTTTCTTTCAGCTTCAATTTGCTCCTCGGCCGCAGGAGCCAGTGTCATCCAAGCAAACCGAAAGGTTTCCATGGCCTTTTCCATCTCTTTGACCAGTGCTTCATATGCTTGGGGTCGTTTCCACATGACATTGCCATGACACTCAACCAGATCACGACTTAGACCGTCGATATCGATAAATCCATTTTGAAAGTACTGTTCCtgctcctcaacttcattgCGCAAACTCACGGCATTTTCGAGACGGCGAAGCCAGTGCCGAGCCTTTCGTTGTTTCTCGTCATTTTCGGGGGATAGATCATAcgtgaggatgatgatggggagtAACATGGGGTGTCCAACTTGGTTAGCACATGCTTTGAGATGAGTCAAGGACTTTTCAACTTCTGAGCTGGGGGTGCCTTTGATGAAGCCGGTTGTGACCCCGGTCTTGAGGGAATGTGAGAGAAGCATCTCCCAGCCTCGTGTTCTCCCTTTCTTGAGAACATCTGATTTACGGTGGACAATTTCTGGTGGGATGTCAGGTGGTGAAGCTCAGGAGCTAGCCCAGGGGGGGAGAAGCTCACGCAAATGAGGctcgtcttcatcctggTCGTGAGCGGACCAGAAAAAAGGGCCAACTACTGAAGTCGTTTCGATTCCCCGATATGGCAAGTTCAAGGTGCGAACCATGGAACTGTATCTATCCGGCGGAAGTGAGATAACCTTTGGGAGAAACGTATCGGGATGCTTGGCGTTCTTTTGAACTCTTGGCAGCGGTGTTAGTGGACTCTATCTCGATGTTTCGCGACGTTGGATCTCACATTATTCGCACACCACTGAGAAGCTTAGTGCCAGACCTCAGGTGATCTGGCGGCGCAAAGGCACCCTGTCCTTGTCAATTGAGTCCTGTGATTTGAGATACTTTGCAGTGTAAGGCATTGACTTACcctttgatgaagaaagtTGTCAAATTCATCATCGGGCAAGGGGTGCTCCTCGCAGACATCATAGAACGGATCCTAGTGAGCGTATTAGCAAGCATTGTTCTCTTGATACAAAGTCTAGTTGAGACACAACCTACCGAGTAATTGAAGACCTGGATATAGCTG
Coding sequences within:
- a CDS encoding related to integral membrane protein, which produces MLHITSSSSPVGSAIFSCIALVVISLVVLLILRYYLPLRTTPAFYLIPIFFALWLPTIVVILVPVDLASSAVTGDEDSRGIWLPERVILVSWRISYWLTFALTWFILPILAEYSDSGYREPYDKFMYSVRSNAQFHAIVLGFGFVGLIYYVISSGFSFKVDVIKGTIMALAYCWGLILAIYLMGHGLVSIPRRLMRGASISGRLRRLQSKAPKVYEEMEDSITKLEDIEVQVAELGRRKTGSANTYRDWIEELQEMANLPESQPRGTRFGSSSDNNIIPHVITEKYLADLTRKYVRARHARSRYVNAWSDLVQEAAEAQAILDSAASKKLDFGEVSPHATFWEKTAILTPYTRYLYYYQILPYAQVLLGLFLAAASACIVWSEVVKFAFPKLSIIRLTVVHHWVGDKPEVGFAGQAISSFWICYMCAAALISMTEVKVWRGRALVRRNTAHESAFWYAMQVAKLTIPISYNFITFLSSQVYNKTVFYHFLGQLIDFTPLGRYFDDLFPVVVLFPVFATLFGIYGRVKRIFVGMDVMDDEEENGTTYGTGSWREGRDLISRELGGNTLFHRREDALARIGAAGTVGGRSAPILSIPSAHGAASSPARSPARAPAANARRGPEHRYGANWNDEPPEDDNLFTIIGHRMKNTMDGIEAPKWFSDIKKPKWMGGDDDTAGAGSSSSGPDFRRWFGGSSEGQIRI
- a CDS encoding related to histone acetyltransferase subunit HAT1, with protein sequence MANIEEWLANANEAIHISLVSPSESGLQHLATFNPRHTYSIFGEEEQIFGYRDLKVSLRFRANDMRPHLKTSYSKKFNVDGGPEPTDVAALLREGNHLPKIAFATASDFEESSKLIGDNWVPPGTLHATFDSPDGEYEIWRGNLADPTIQQLNSRLQIFVPFFIEGGTYIGQDPEMDSTELDLSDADRWTFFALYQKRKVADKTSYVFVGYSTIYRFYYFQPPTPPASPRSDEWELPKGEVDLAELPSRTRLSQFVILPPFQGKGNGARLYKTIFEHYHKIPQTYEFTVEDPNEAFDDLRDICDLQFLRTMPDFNDLRLDTDVTLPKKGTLPKLVVGSDKLETIRLQAKIAPRQFGRVLEMHLMSQLPKSVRPTMDIDGDKPEATQADKHQGKIWSLIVKQRLYRHNKDVLSQIEPHERVDKLDDTLQGVGLEYARILAALERSVKHSQSQPVANGKRKLGAEETEQDPGSKKARVENS